Genomic segment of Flavobacteriales bacterium:
TTAGCAAACGATGGCATTGATGCCACAGGGAAGGAATTGTTGGAAAAAGCTGGTTTTGAAGTATATACCGCAAACATTGCACAAGCAGATTTATTAACAAAACTAAACGATTATGATGCCATTTTGGTGCGAAGTGCAACTAAAGTTAGAAAAGAACTAATCGATGCTTCTCCAAATTTGAAACTTATTGGTAGAGGTGGAGTTGGAATGGACAACATTGATGTAGAATATGCAAAATCAAAAGGTATTGAAGTGATCAATACTCCCGCCGCATCCAGCAACAGCGTGGCTGAGTTGGTTTTTGCCCATTTGCTTTCGGCCAATAGATTTTTGAATAAAACCAATTGCGAAATGCACTCGCTGGAATTTTCCAGATTTAAAGAATTGAAAAACGAATGCTCAAAAGGCACCGAACTTTTTGGTAAAACTATTGGCATCATTGGACTTGGAAGAATAGGGAAAGAAGTTGCACGCATTGCCATTGGCATGGGCATGAACGTAGTGGCACATGACCCGTTTTTAGATAAAGCCGAAATAGAAATTATTTTTCACAACCAATTAAATATCTCTCCTGTCAAAGTGGAAATTGTCACAAAGTCGAAAGAGGAAGTGTTGGCCGAAAGCGATTTTATCAGCCTGCATCTGCCGGGCGGAAAGGGGATAATTATGGGAGAAACAGAATTTGCCAAATTAAAGAAAAGTGCCGTTTTGGTTAATTGTGCCAGAGGTGGTTCTGTTGATGAATTGGCATTAAATAATGCGTTAAATTCTGGTCAGCTTGCTGCCGCGGCGTTGGATGTGTTCGAAAAAGAACCACCTGAGTATATGGATATTTTAGTAAATTCCAAAGTTTCGTTGTCGCCACATATCGGAGCCTCAACAGTAGAGGCTCAAGAACGAATTGGTGAAGAATTAGCCTCCAAGATTATTTCATTTTTCAAAAAATAACTATGCCAAAATTTAAACCGTTCAGGTTTTCGATGGCTCACACCGAATTTATACCTCAGGTAGCCGTTCGGTCATCCGATTTTAGCAACAATGAAGAGTTGTTGGTTGAAATGCGAAACAATCCACATTCTTACTTGCATTTGACCAAAAATGACTTGCTGAGCGATGAGTATGCTCATTTTTCGCAAGAATTTTTTAAAAATTCAAAAGCATATATTTCACATCTCATTGAAAATGAAATAATTAGTAGGTTTGAGCAAGATATATTTTTTGTTTATCGCCAAACTTCTAATGGAACATCGCATACGGGAATTATTGGCTTGGTAGATATTTTGGATTACCAAAAAAATAAAATCAAAAAACACGAACACACAAGACATGTCACCGAGGGTTTTGTAATGGAGCTTTTAAATCATACTAAAATAATTGGCGACCCGCTGTTACTTAGCCATCATCATAAGCAATCGTTAGAAGATTTGTTGCGATGGGTCATTTCGCATCCAGCCGATATTGATTATGAAAAAAGGGAAAAAAGACATCAAATTTGGTATATCGAATCTGAAAATTTGGTAGAAACCTTTAGAAATGAGGTAGAAACTATTCAGGATTTTTATATCATGGATGGGCATCATCGAGCAGCCGGTGTAAATAATTTATACAATCAATCTGAGTCGAAAAAAGACCGATATTGTTTGGCATATTTGATTGATTGTAATCAATTAAGCATTAGTCCTTTCCATAGATTAGTTAAACAAAATAAAATAATGCTCCCAGATTTGTTAGAGGCATTATCCGAAAATTTTTTGGTAACAGAGCAGCCGGAATATGTTTTTCGACCAGATGGAAGAGGGCAAATGGTGCTGAAAACTGCCGAAAAAACCTACATGCTTACTGCCTTGAACACCTTGCCAAATTTGGATGTTCAGGTTATTGAAAATGATATCTTAAATGACATTTTTGGTATAACTAACTCACGAACAGATGATAGGGTGGATTTTATAAAAGATGATGAGGTAAGTCTAAATAATGCACTTGGATGCACCAAAGTAGATGGAAATTTCTTGTTTTTATTGCATCCGTGCACGTTTGAAGAAATCGCCGACATATCAGACAAAAACGAAATTATGCCTCCAAAAAGTACTTATGTAGAACCTAAATGTCCTGCTGGACTATTTCTTCAAAAATACGGGCAGTAAATTTTAAGAACCTGTTTATTATCTCCAAATTGAAAGCTAATTTGGAATTATTTTAGTCCAAACAAGGCAAAATTGAAGAGAACGGCAGAGCTATTTGAGGAAATTTTAACGAAGTTTGTGGGTTAAAATAAACCGAAATAGGTCAATTTGTGAGATTATAAACAGGCTCTAAGCTACCTGTTTTGCCTTTAGTTGAACTGAATCAACCCACTTGATGGCTGCAAGTGCAACAGTGGTGAAAATGAAAGTAGAAACCACTCCGTTTAAAAAGAAGTTGCTCATTACATCATTTTTGTAGAATGCAAGACCTGCGGCATAGCACTGAATTAGACCCACAAAATCTTTGCTGTACATGCCATGGATAGGGTCTAACCAAGCTGCAAAGTTTGTTATTAGAAAAAAGGCAATACCCGATAAAATGGACGCTTTTAGAATAGATAGTCCGCTCTTATTTTTGGATAATACCGTTTTGCCAATCAATACAGTCAAAGCAAAAGCCCCGTAAACAGCAATCATAGATATGTTTCCCAAATAACTTTTGAATTCTGGTGAAATTGCAGCCAAAGCCAAATCAGACAACAACATAGCTCCTAAGGGAATAGAAAAGCGTTTGCCCTGAGTGGCAAACATAGCTCCGGCCAATAGTGCTATTGCACCTATTGGTTGAAAATTTGGCATTCCAAGTTTATTGATAAACAAACGAACAATGGTTAAAACCAAAATCATTAGAACCGTGCTTATCTCAAAAGTTTTTCTCATCTCTATTTTTTTATGCAAATATAGACAGCCCGCTAATTAATATACAATTTGCGTTTTCCACGTTTTTTATTATTGTTAAATATTTTAATATAATTATTTATAAATCAGTTTATTATATATTGTATTTTAAACAAAAAATTATCACTAATTAACGGATTTCAACCTATAGAAATTTACAATTGTGAATAAACAAATCCTTTACAATTGTAAAATAATTTCACATTTGTCAAATGGATTTATTGAATAAACGGGTGATGCAGTTTGTCTCTGCAATAGGTTTGTCAAAGAGTGATTTTGCTTCGGCCATTGGAGTTCAGCCTTCATTGATTAGTCATATTAGCAGCGGTCGGAACAAAGTGGGTGTTGAGGTGCTACAAAAAATGTTAGAGATTTATCCTGACATTTCAGCAGAGTGGTTGATGCTTGGAAAAGGGGATATGTTTACCCAAAATAATACAAATCAATCGATTAGACTAAAAGTAGAAGTGCAAAATTTGATTTCTGAAATGGATTTAGTTCAAAACCAATTTAATGTGCTTAAACGCAAGTTTGACAAACTGGCCTCAGAGCTTAAAGGTTAGTTTTCTCGATTTCTGGCCTTGCTAACAAGGTAAACCCCCAATAAAATAAGTAACATTCCCACGGCATGTATGCCTCGGATGTTTTCTTTATCCATTGCCCCAAAAACCAATGCCATAATTGGTATAAAATAGGTAACTGAGCTGGCAAAAATGGGTCCACTGGTTTGCAATAGTCTGTTAAACATTATTAAACTGATAGAATTTCCAAAAATGGCCAAAAGGGCAATGGCTCCAAATGATTTATAAATTTGATGATTTTCGTAGGTTTCAAGCTGTTGCCAATTGCTAAATAAAAGAATAAAACCGCTTATAACCGCCAAAAAAAACAATGGCAACGCAGAAATATTGAGTGCTTTGTATTTGGACAGTTTTACTTTTATAAGGTTGACATTGGCTCCATACATAGCCGTTGCAAGTATGATTAACAGCGAATATTTGTGTTCGCCTGATTTTAATGTGTCAAAATCATTATCGATGAAATGCGAACCCAAAATCAAAACCAAAGCACCCAAAAATCCAACCAAAACGCCGAACGTTTTGTTTTTGGCCATAACAATAGAACCGAATATTGAACCTATAATAAGCGTAAACAGTGGTGTTAAAGCATTTAATGCTCCGGCAATGGAACTTTCAACTTTAGTTTCTCCGTATGCAAACAAAAAAGCCGGAATGCCATTGCCAAGTAAGCCGGAAAAAAGAAGAAATTTCCTGTCTTTCGGGGCAATATCTTTAATTAAATGAAAAACAAAAGGGGTAAATACGCTGCCGGCAATGAACAATCTGGTGGCCGCCAACTGTAAAGGGGTCATTACTTTTAGTCCTTCTTTTATTAAAATAAACGAT
This window contains:
- a CDS encoding 3-phosphoglycerate dehydrogenase, with the protein product MKILANDGIDATGKELLEKAGFEVYTANIAQADLLTKLNDYDAILVRSATKVRKELIDASPNLKLIGRGGVGMDNIDVEYAKSKGIEVINTPAASSNSVAELVFAHLLSANRFLNKTNCEMHSLEFSRFKELKNECSKGTELFGKTIGIIGLGRIGKEVARIAIGMGMNVVAHDPFLDKAEIEIIFHNQLNISPVKVEIVTKSKEEVLAESDFISLHLPGGKGIIMGETEFAKLKKSAVLVNCARGGSVDELALNNALNSGQLAAAALDVFEKEPPEYMDILVNSKVSLSPHIGASTVEAQERIGEELASKIISFFKK
- a CDS encoding DUF1015 domain-containing protein, encoding MAHTEFIPQVAVRSSDFSNNEELLVEMRNNPHSYLHLTKNDLLSDEYAHFSQEFFKNSKAYISHLIENEIISRFEQDIFFVYRQTSNGTSHTGIIGLVDILDYQKNKIKKHEHTRHVTEGFVMELLNHTKIIGDPLLLSHHHKQSLEDLLRWVISHPADIDYEKREKRHQIWYIESENLVETFRNEVETIQDFYIMDGHHRAAGVNNLYNQSESKKDRYCLAYLIDCNQLSISPFHRLVKQNKIMLPDLLEALSENFLVTEQPEYVFRPDGRGQMVLKTAEKTYMLTALNTLPNLDVQVIENDILNDIFGITNSRTDDRVDFIKDDEVSLNNALGCTKVDGNFLFLLHPCTFEEIADISDKNEIMPPKSTYVEPKCPAGLFLQKYGQ
- a CDS encoding helix-turn-helix transcriptional regulator; protein product: MDLLNKRVMQFVSAIGLSKSDFASAIGVQPSLISHISSGRNKVGVEVLQKMLEIYPDISAEWLMLGKGDMFTQNNTNQSIRLKVEVQNLISEMDLVQNQFNVLKRKFDKLASELKG
- a CDS encoding EamA family transporter — translated: MKINASAMPFVILAILAFIWGASFILIKEGLKVMTPLQLAATRLFIAGSVFTPFVFHLIKDIAPKDRKFLLFSGLLGNGIPAFLFAYGETKVESSIAGALNALTPLFTLIIGSIFGSIVMAKNKTFGVLVGFLGALVLILGSHFIDNDFDTLKSGEHKYSLLIILATAMYGANVNLIKVKLSKYKALNISALPLFFLAVISGFILLFSNWQQLETYENHQIYKSFGAIALLAIFGNSISLIMFNRLLQTSGPIFASSVTYFIPIMALVFGAMDKENIRGIHAVGMLLILLGVYLVSKARNREN